One stretch of Roseimicrobium sp. ORNL1 DNA includes these proteins:
- a CDS encoding AarF/UbiB family protein → MPATTLSLRPSHLKRYHTLIRLLAKYGLSDLVKNAPLIDDPLPQQPIQLVPAKATELARDLEVLGPAFIKLGQLLSTRADFIAPVYADALSRLQNQVEPFPFEQVEAIVSVELGVRLSKAFAEFDSTPIAAASLGQVHRAVLRNGQVVAVKVQRPGVRESIAEDLEVFAEVAGFLDAHTELGRRYEFSKIVEQLRISLIHELDYRQEAENLKLMRKQLEEFKLIVIPAPVDHYTSGRVLTMDHISGQKVTSLSGLTQMDIDGPALAEEFFRAYLHQILNVGLFHADPHPGNVFVTNDHRIALIDLGMVARIGPQMQDHLIKLLLAISEGQSERAAEVAERMGTPKDTFKAAAFRERIGALVSEQYSASLNRILVGRVVVQVAQISAETGLSVPGELTMLGKTLLNLDRVGMALWPEFSPNESIRRNVADIMHRKTLQSLSPANLLGTAMEAKELLERLPSRLNAILTHLAENRLRVDLRAVDEGEFISGLQKIANRITQGLIFAGLTVSAALMMRVDTGFKIFGYSGLAFLFFIIAAIGAMWVAIEIMLHDRRPRK, encoded by the coding sequence ATGCCTGCCACCACTCTCTCCCTCCGGCCGTCTCACCTCAAGAGGTACCACACGCTGATCCGGTTGCTGGCCAAGTATGGGCTGAGTGATCTGGTGAAGAACGCGCCGCTCATTGACGATCCGCTTCCCCAACAGCCCATCCAGCTCGTGCCTGCAAAGGCCACCGAACTGGCGCGGGATCTGGAGGTGCTGGGGCCGGCGTTCATCAAGCTGGGGCAACTGCTCTCCACGCGCGCAGACTTCATTGCGCCCGTCTATGCGGATGCGTTGAGCCGTCTGCAGAATCAGGTGGAGCCCTTCCCCTTTGAGCAGGTGGAGGCCATCGTCAGCGTGGAGCTGGGCGTGCGCCTTTCCAAGGCGTTTGCAGAGTTTGATTCCACACCTATCGCGGCGGCATCGCTGGGCCAGGTGCATCGCGCCGTTTTGCGCAATGGGCAGGTGGTCGCGGTGAAGGTGCAGCGCCCGGGAGTGCGGGAGTCTATCGCGGAGGATCTTGAAGTCTTCGCCGAGGTGGCGGGATTTCTGGATGCCCACACTGAACTCGGGCGCCGTTATGAGTTCAGCAAGATCGTCGAGCAGCTGCGCATCTCCTTGATTCATGAGCTCGACTACCGCCAGGAAGCGGAGAACCTGAAGCTCATGCGCAAGCAGCTTGAGGAGTTCAAGCTGATCGTGATACCGGCGCCCGTGGATCACTACACCTCCGGCAGGGTGCTAACCATGGACCACATCAGTGGGCAGAAGGTGACCTCCTTGAGCGGCCTCACCCAGATGGACATTGATGGTCCTGCTTTGGCAGAGGAGTTCTTTCGCGCGTACCTGCACCAGATTCTGAACGTGGGTTTGTTCCATGCAGATCCGCATCCGGGAAATGTGTTCGTGACCAACGACCATCGGATTGCCCTGATTGACCTGGGTATGGTGGCCCGCATTGGTCCACAGATGCAGGATCATCTCATCAAACTCCTGCTCGCGATCAGCGAAGGCCAATCCGAACGCGCGGCGGAGGTGGCCGAGCGAATGGGCACGCCCAAGGATACATTCAAAGCAGCAGCGTTTCGCGAGCGCATTGGTGCCCTCGTGAGTGAACAATACAGCGCGAGCCTGAACCGCATCCTCGTCGGCAGGGTGGTGGTGCAGGTGGCCCAGATCTCCGCAGAGACAGGCCTGAGTGTGCCTGGAGAACTCACCATGCTCGGCAAGACCTTGCTGAATCTGGACCGCGTGGGCATGGCACTGTGGCCGGAGTTCAGCCCGAATGAATCCATCCGCCGCAACGTGGCGGACATCATGCATCGCAAAACCTTGCAGAGTCTCTCTCCTGCCAATCTGCTGGGCACGGCGATGGAAGCGAAGGAACTGCTGGAGCGTTTGCCCTCACGCCTAAATGCTATTCTTACGCATCTTGCTGAGAACCGTCTACGTGTGGACCTGCGGGCCGTGGACGAAGGGGAGTTTATTTCCGGACTCCAAAAAATAGCCAACCGTATCACGCAAGGATTGATCTTTGCAGGGCTCACCGTGAGTGCTGCACTGATGATGAGGGTGGACACAGGGTTTAAGATCTTCGGCTACTCCGGCCTCGCGTTCCTGTTTTTCATCATTGCCGCGATTGGCGCCATGTGGGTGGCCATCGAAATCATGCTTCACGATCGGCGACCGCGGAAATAG
- a CDS encoding response regulator transcription factor: MLPPGTTASPSVTAQPSSRSSAPTRPWRIGVADDHSIMRAVYRTLLEDEPRFTLAWSAATLAEARQQMQADLPDLLIVDINMPDGDGLDFVRETLPQAPDMRVLVISAHEEREYPEMARACGAHGYLCKNSTPTDVLAALDSLRRGEPSF; the protein is encoded by the coding sequence ATGCTCCCACCTGGTACGACTGCTTCCCCCTCGGTCACTGCACAGCCTTCGTCGCGCTCTTCAGCTCCCACACGGCCGTGGCGCATTGGTGTGGCGGATGATCATTCGATTATGCGTGCGGTCTATCGCACCCTCCTGGAGGATGAGCCCAGATTTACCCTCGCGTGGAGCGCCGCGACTCTGGCAGAAGCCCGGCAACAAATGCAGGCGGATCTGCCGGATCTTTTGATCGTGGACATCAACATGCCGGATGGCGATGGCCTCGACTTCGTGCGCGAGACACTGCCCCAGGCACCGGATATGCGGGTGCTGGTAATTTCCGCTCATGAAGAGCGCGAGTACCCTGAAATGGCGCGTGCCTGTGGAGCGCACGGGTACCTGTGCAAGAACAGCACTCCGACCGATGTACTGGCCGCGCTGGACTCGCTCCGCAGAGGCGAACCTTCGTTTTAG
- a CDS encoding response regulator: protein MTHSIIPPTPALVLVVDDQPRNLQMLKASLMREGLRVVVASSGEEALEMIERQQPDLMLLDVMMPGMDGFDVCARVKSNPATRDIPVIFLTAETQLQSIKRGFEVGGVDYVTKPFNRQEMVARVNTQVELRRAQMRHTASLMEQTRLINIIAQHWLKPLQRLVFLTSQSRNICRANANGADTNANAGAFAMEAEATAGQMLSSLEDFLHESQGVITGARHLQPGTITTDELKAIIENWYVTAIRRQLDFQVMAPPIPMPVSASVFTATQILDPILANAVKAAREQGRISARVRHVGGEIIVEVEDDGPGFSKEYLKHPFQASVRPSGNSKERQHLGIGLALAKRAADRISARLELDNLGAGGALVRVTFSPATAESSKDV from the coding sequence ATGACCCACTCCATCATTCCCCCCACGCCAGCCCTGGTGCTGGTCGTGGACGATCAGCCCAGGAACTTGCAGATGTTGAAAGCCTCCCTGATGCGGGAAGGCCTTCGAGTGGTAGTGGCAAGCTCGGGCGAGGAAGCGCTGGAGATGATAGAACGGCAACAGCCCGACCTCATGTTGCTCGATGTCATGATGCCCGGCATGGATGGCTTCGATGTGTGCGCGCGGGTGAAGTCGAATCCTGCCACGCGTGACATTCCCGTTATTTTCCTCACGGCAGAAACGCAGCTTCAGTCGATCAAAAGAGGATTCGAAGTGGGGGGCGTGGACTATGTCACGAAGCCCTTCAACCGGCAGGAAATGGTGGCGCGGGTCAACACGCAGGTGGAACTCCGCCGCGCCCAGATGCGCCATACTGCGAGCCTGATGGAACAGACACGGCTCATCAATATCATTGCCCAGCACTGGCTCAAACCGCTGCAGCGGCTGGTGTTCCTCACGTCGCAGAGCAGAAACATCTGCCGGGCCAATGCGAATGGCGCAGATACGAATGCCAATGCTGGGGCCTTCGCCATGGAGGCCGAGGCGACTGCGGGGCAGATGCTTTCTTCCCTCGAGGATTTTCTCCACGAGTCCCAAGGCGTAATCACCGGCGCCAGGCATCTTCAGCCGGGTACCATCACCACGGATGAACTGAAGGCCATCATCGAGAACTGGTATGTCACCGCCATCCGCCGACAGCTCGACTTTCAGGTGATGGCGCCTCCCATTCCCATGCCGGTGTCTGCGAGTGTCTTCACCGCTACTCAAATCCTCGATCCCATCCTGGCGAATGCCGTGAAGGCCGCGCGAGAGCAGGGAAGGATCTCTGCACGTGTGCGGCATGTGGGAGGGGAGATCATCGTGGAGGTCGAGGACGATGGCCCCGGGTTCTCGAAAGAGTACCTCAAGCATCCGTTCCAGGCGAGTGTCCGCCCCAGCGGCAACTCCAAAGAACGCCAGCATCTGGGCATTGGCCTGGCGCTGGCCAAGCGCGCCGCGGATCGTATTTCCGCGCGTCTCGAGTTGGATAACCTTGGCGCTGGTGGTGCGTTGGTTCGAGTGACTTTTTCCCCCGCCACGGCGGAGTCTTCCAAAGATGTCTGA
- a CDS encoding HAMP domain-containing histidine kinase, whose protein sequence is MSDSSPAKDQDALVPLGAVVAFLKHHLHDVRNDLNALNLEAMLLDVYVTDKDGAESVQRIQESLHQSATRLGALSRKFSEVSPGSEPLSAQFVLTSWRDEWNSSGAAPKIDWEPSTVQANVKADPVHLGEIFREWLSNVKQYASAGAVISLAQNGEGEVIFRLVEQKSEPVDPSEWGERPFEKPRRGSYGLGLWRVRNLVKANQGSWRQYYSPEDSCLVTELSLPVSKG, encoded by the coding sequence ATGTCTGATTCCTCTCCCGCGAAAGACCAGGATGCACTCGTGCCGCTGGGCGCGGTGGTGGCATTTCTCAAGCATCATCTCCATGATGTGCGCAATGATCTCAACGCGCTGAACCTGGAGGCCATGCTGCTGGACGTGTACGTCACCGACAAGGACGGCGCGGAGTCTGTGCAACGCATCCAGGAATCGCTACACCAGAGTGCCACACGACTGGGCGCGCTCTCTCGAAAATTCTCCGAGGTGTCTCCTGGAAGCGAGCCGCTGTCCGCGCAGTTCGTCCTCACGAGCTGGCGGGATGAGTGGAACTCGTCAGGCGCTGCTCCGAAGATCGATTGGGAGCCCTCTACCGTGCAGGCAAATGTGAAAGCGGATCCGGTGCATCTCGGGGAGATCTTCCGGGAATGGCTTTCCAATGTGAAGCAGTACGCGAGTGCTGGCGCGGTGATCTCACTGGCACAGAATGGCGAAGGGGAAGTCATCTTCCGTCTCGTGGAGCAGAAGTCCGAGCCAGTGGATCCTTCCGAGTGGGGAGAGCGCCCCTTTGAGAAGCCCCGGCGTGGCAGCTATGGTCTGGGCCTCTGGCGCGTGCGCAATCTCGTGAAGGCGAATCAGGGCTCCTGGCGGCAGTACTACTCTCCTGAGGACAGCTGCCTCGTGACTGAATTGAGCTTGCCAGTGTCGAAGGGCTGA
- a CDS encoding sigma-70 family RNA polymerase sigma factor, whose protein sequence is MKKNPIPAPVEGPSDADLMVEVAQNRSARALEILYRRHRQVLRSVIMRVLDNEADGEEVLQDVFVQLWQQASSFSSEKGQLLGWLIIVARRRALDRVRRKLAYQAATTRFEKTAPADLPEHRPNVVDREIRQHELNDLIEELPPAQGIAVKLTFVDGLSQREIASHLSVPLGTIKTRIELGVKKLSRMMELAEAA, encoded by the coding sequence ATGAAAAAGAATCCCATTCCTGCCCCTGTCGAAGGACCTTCCGATGCCGATCTCATGGTCGAGGTTGCGCAGAACCGGTCCGCCAGAGCGCTTGAGATCCTCTACCGCCGCCACCGCCAGGTGCTGCGCAGTGTGATCATGCGCGTGCTGGATAACGAAGCTGATGGCGAAGAAGTACTGCAGGACGTATTCGTACAGCTGTGGCAGCAGGCCTCCTCCTTCTCCTCGGAAAAGGGACAGCTGCTTGGCTGGCTCATCATCGTGGCCCGCCGTCGTGCGCTTGACCGCGTGCGCCGCAAACTCGCCTATCAGGCCGCCACCACGCGCTTCGAAAAGACCGCCCCCGCCGATCTTCCCGAGCACCGTCCGAATGTGGTGGATCGCGAAATCCGCCAGCACGAACTGAACGACCTCATCGAAGAACTTCCGCCCGCCCAGGGCATCGCAGTGAAGCTCACGTTTGTCGATGGCCTGAGCCAGCGCGAGATCGCCTCTCATCTCTCAGTACCGCTGGGCACCATCAAGACCCGCATTGAACTTGGTGTGAAGAAGCTGAGCCGCATGATGGAACTGGCCGAAGCCGCCTGA
- a CDS encoding DUF6799 domain-containing protein, whose product MKTIPVLVLTAVSCLSLPTFTRGQALPFQQSPPPGTPMPAIPPTAATATTTTTTAVTPIPDGFFLRDGNVYVIRNGAFSQVTKEQVLRIEPNGTVTGFDGRTWQIPAGQMLTTDGRVVPVDPSLLTLDDRTRAATTITGENRSGLAPAGSGHPISPPGSSTAPSNPDGFSQVPNTTGRGRTATDRGSSSTVVDPGVTTFVDGQTTGTTSTDRQTTGTNRTNTTGTTTNSNATPNQRASTGTNVDPNAPGASSTATPNQLNSRGTNTGVNSQTTTPRPTTPNQRSSSGTATPQGQNTNNPNAVRSGTSGGTTGSSATGTSSTGSTATGARSTSGGTSTSSGGTSGSSGSTSSGGSSSSGSGTSGGSTNR is encoded by the coding sequence ATGAAAACCATCCCCGTGCTCGTTCTCACGGCAGTGTCCTGCCTGAGCCTGCCGACCTTCACCCGAGGTCAGGCGCTTCCCTTCCAGCAAAGTCCTCCGCCGGGTACACCGATGCCGGCGATTCCTCCCACTGCTGCCACAGCCACCACGACAACCACCACGGCTGTGACTCCCATTCCTGACGGCTTTTTCCTGAGAGATGGAAACGTGTACGTGATCAGAAACGGCGCGTTCTCCCAAGTGACGAAGGAGCAGGTTCTGCGTATCGAACCCAATGGAACAGTCACGGGGTTTGATGGCCGCACGTGGCAGATCCCGGCAGGTCAGATGCTCACCACAGATGGTCGAGTCGTGCCCGTGGATCCCAGCTTGCTCACGCTGGATGATCGCACCCGTGCCGCTACCACGATCACCGGTGAAAACCGTTCGGGCCTGGCTCCGGCAGGATCTGGTCACCCCATCTCACCTCCGGGTTCCTCTACAGCGCCCTCGAATCCCGATGGCTTCTCTCAAGTACCGAATACCACAGGCAGAGGCCGGACCGCTACTGACCGGGGCAGTTCAAGCACAGTTGTCGATCCTGGTGTGACCACATTCGTGGACGGACAAACGACCGGCACCACTTCCACAGACCGTCAGACCACGGGCACCAACCGAACCAATACGACTGGTACCACGACGAATAGCAATGCCACGCCCAACCAGCGGGCCAGCACGGGCACCAACGTGGACCCCAACGCGCCCGGCGCGTCCAGCACCGCCACGCCCAACCAACTCAACAGCCGCGGCACCAATACGGGCGTAAACTCGCAAACAACCACCCCGCGCCCCACAACGCCAAATCAGCGAAGCAGCAGTGGTACGGCTACTCCGCAGGGCCAAAACACCAACAATCCGAACGCCGTAAGGAGTGGAACCTCAGGCGGCACGACTGGCAGTAGTGCCACCGGCACCTCTTCTACGGGCAGCACCGCTACAGGCGCACGCAGCACCAGCGGGGGTACATCCACTTCCAGCGGAGGCACTTCCGGAAGCTCCGGCTCCACCAGCTCTGGAGGCAGCTCCAGTTCGGGTAGCGGCACCTCTGGGGGCTCCACCAATCGCTAG
- a CDS encoding 2-hydroxyacid dehydrogenase → MKTVVFSSKSYDEEFLNAANGKGDHKLKFLPARLDEATASLAKGYDAVCVFVNDLVNATVVDTLADLGVKAIALRCAGYNNVDLVRAKERGLAVVRVPAYSPHAVAEFAVTLLFSLNRRIHKAYNRVREGNFELAGLMGFDLVGKTVTVVGTGKIGAIFARIMHCIGCRVFAVDAYRNAELEALGVTYLPLQEALPQSDIISLHCPLTPETRHLVNEQSLSQMKRGVLLINTGRGALIDTAAVIAALKSGIIGGLALDVYEEEDKLFFSDHSHHIIPDDVFMRLTTFPNVLLTGHQAFFTREAMEQIASVTLQNLSDLQATGTSANSV, encoded by the coding sequence ATGAAGACCGTCGTATTCAGCAGCAAGAGCTATGATGAGGAGTTTCTCAACGCCGCCAACGGAAAGGGAGACCACAAGTTGAAGTTCCTGCCGGCGCGACTGGACGAAGCCACCGCCAGCCTGGCCAAGGGGTATGACGCCGTCTGTGTTTTTGTCAATGACCTCGTGAATGCGACGGTCGTGGACACGCTGGCCGACCTCGGTGTGAAGGCGATCGCGCTGCGATGCGCCGGGTACAACAACGTGGATCTTGTGCGCGCCAAGGAACGCGGCCTGGCCGTCGTGCGTGTGCCGGCCTATTCACCCCACGCGGTGGCAGAGTTCGCAGTCACCCTCCTCTTCTCCCTGAACCGCCGCATTCACAAAGCGTACAACCGCGTCCGCGAGGGGAACTTCGAACTCGCCGGGTTGATGGGCTTCGACCTCGTTGGCAAAACAGTCACGGTGGTGGGCACAGGGAAGATTGGCGCCATCTTTGCACGCATCATGCATTGCATTGGTTGCCGTGTCTTCGCAGTAGACGCCTATCGCAACGCGGAACTGGAAGCCTTGGGGGTCACCTACCTGCCACTCCAGGAGGCCCTGCCACAGAGTGATATCATCAGCCTGCACTGCCCCCTCACGCCCGAGACCCGCCACCTGGTAAATGAACAAAGCCTCTCCCAGATGAAGCGCGGTGTGCTGCTCATCAATACCGGTCGCGGCGCATTGATCGATACCGCAGCCGTGATCGCCGCACTGAAGAGCGGCATCATCGGTGGTCTGGCCCTGGATGTGTATGAAGAGGAGGACAAGCTCTTCTTCAGCGATCACTCTCATCATATCATTCCCGACGACGTCTTCATGCGTCTCACCACCTTTCCCAACGTGCTGCTGACGGGACACCAGGCATTTTTCACCCGTGAAGCCATGGAGCAGATCGCCTCCGTAACGCTGCAGAATCTGAGTGATCTGCAAGCCACGGGCACCTCAGCGAATTCGGTGTAG